Proteins found in one Solitalea lacus genomic segment:
- the rplI gene encoding 50S ribosomal protein L9 yields MEVILKQDVKALGEKDDIVNVKPGYARNYLIPQGFAVIANESNRKILAENLRQIAFKQDKLKKDAEAIATGLKDVKLTIGAKAGESGKIFGAVNALQVAEAIKKLGFEVDRRKITFETDVKFIGEYVANVNLHKEVKVQVPFEVVAE; encoded by the coding sequence AAAAGACGATATCGTAAATGTGAAACCTGGTTACGCACGTAACTATTTAATTCCTCAAGGTTTTGCAGTTATCGCGAACGAAAGTAATCGCAAAATTTTGGCTGAAAACTTACGCCAAATTGCGTTCAAACAAGATAAATTGAAAAAAGATGCTGAAGCTATTGCTACAGGCTTAAAAGATGTGAAGCTTACAATCGGTGCTAAAGCCGGTGAAAGCGGTAAAATCTTTGGTGCTGTAAACGCATTACAAGTAGCTGAGGCTATTAAAAAATTAGGCTTTGAAGTTGATCGTCGTAAGATCACTTTCGAAACTGACGTTAAATTCATTGGAGAGTACGTTGCTAACGTAAACCTGCACAAAGAAGTTAAAGTTCAGGTGCCTTTTGAAGTTGTTGCTGAATAA
- a CDS encoding FUSC family protein: protein MLLKTYISNPRTFIQREQQNPDITRALISMISLVSFLIVAERIGYIHLAVFGGLAAELISWARVTGSFAQRLWVIILGSLAVSIAAFLGTIAGGNMATAMAFLLIVAFLSGMARGLGDHGLTLGTLAVVLFLLSLNGPNTIESALHRAFAVSLGGLLAIILRVLILWFLKPMLPYDVAISKPWTVGAGMMGMIPNLATIDEREAESRLNDEEVNLRLAINGLLPYLRKGDSKLVSVRRELLKVVRAGSRFGSTAMALFYEMNEINKHERLRFILPTLNNTFQSLELAGSTVSHYLLSRSAEDEELLKIRIQRVENMIVIIRKRLDAAGLPLYDKVEVLKVINMFELSVRYLHTALSWAERIDEKRKQLSFITHFQPAISIRTQWRNTISEFTADSELFRHSLRLAVIAVLGIFLFYFFDIPRGYWISLTIMVVLQPDYSSTRLKAWDRLLGTLGGVMVGSLIIHFVQFHYIVFIIIAICLFLYLYFVSRNYALAVFFLTIELVALIDLTLPYDWHIGFYRVMNTVLGGVIAVASAYLLWPKWEHIRLNQYLAKALIANKAYLLQVGHEFKEKTGFHARLIALRRKAEVANLNMAEALKRIKYEPGASKVNLKLGEELAYYNAKLTREITSFGAILPGIRKQFEYPITFSLIEESGSLLNDLAEAIEQDQLICVRHTFTRFFLEIEQKVVRVKESNPENDPKKQKEIEYQLTDLDLIRSQLEKITTEIAAMCNISGKIELQAIETHAVV from the coding sequence GTGCTTTTAAAAACATATATATCCAACCCCCGCACGTTTATTCAACGAGAACAGCAAAATCCGGATATCACCCGCGCACTGATTTCCATGATTTCGTTAGTATCCTTTCTTATTGTTGCTGAAAGGATCGGATATATACATTTGGCCGTATTTGGAGGACTTGCTGCTGAACTGATTTCCTGGGCGCGTGTAACGGGGTCTTTTGCTCAACGTTTATGGGTGATTATTTTAGGATCTTTGGCCGTATCCATCGCCGCATTTTTAGGAACCATTGCAGGAGGAAATATGGCAACCGCTATGGCATTCCTGTTGATTGTTGCATTCTTGTCGGGGATGGCCCGTGGGTTGGGAGACCATGGACTTACTTTAGGAACTCTTGCGGTTGTATTGTTTTTACTTTCGTTGAATGGTCCCAATACCATCGAATCGGCCTTGCATAGAGCTTTTGCTGTTTCACTGGGCGGTTTATTGGCAATTATATTAAGAGTACTCATTCTTTGGTTTCTTAAGCCTATGCTACCTTATGATGTAGCCATCTCTAAACCATGGACAGTTGGTGCCGGTATGATGGGAATGATACCGAATCTGGCAACCATTGATGAACGGGAGGCAGAATCTAGGCTTAATGATGAAGAAGTAAACCTAAGACTGGCAATAAATGGCTTACTACCTTATTTGCGCAAAGGAGACTCTAAGCTCGTTTCAGTTAGGCGAGAGTTGTTGAAAGTGGTAAGGGCAGGCTCAAGATTTGGCTCTACGGCTATGGCCCTTTTTTATGAGATGAATGAGATCAATAAGCATGAGCGCTTGCGGTTCATCTTACCTACTTTAAATAATACTTTTCAATCATTAGAGCTTGCAGGTTCAACGGTTTCTCATTATTTATTATCTAGATCAGCTGAGGATGAGGAATTGTTAAAAATACGCATCCAGCGAGTAGAGAATATGATTGTTATCATTCGTAAGCGACTTGATGCCGCAGGTTTACCTTTGTATGATAAGGTGGAAGTTCTTAAAGTAATAAACATGTTTGAACTTTCAGTTCGTTATCTGCATACTGCATTATCATGGGCGGAACGTATTGATGAAAAAAGAAAGCAACTTTCATTTATTACCCATTTTCAGCCGGCAATATCTATTCGCACACAATGGAGAAATACGATTTCAGAGTTTACGGCAGATTCTGAATTGTTTAGGCATAGTTTGCGCTTGGCGGTAATTGCAGTTCTGGGTATTTTCTTATTTTATTTTTTTGATATTCCCAGAGGATATTGGATATCTCTAACAATAATGGTAGTGCTGCAACCCGACTATAGTTCTACCCGTTTAAAAGCTTGGGATCGTTTGTTAGGAACTTTAGGCGGTGTCATGGTCGGCAGTTTAATAATTCACTTTGTTCAGTTTCATTACATTGTTTTTATAATAATTGCCATTTGTTTGTTTCTATACCTTTATTTCGTGTCGCGTAATTATGCTCTTGCAGTTTTCTTTTTAACAATTGAGCTTGTTGCTCTTATAGATTTAACTCTACCTTATGATTGGCATATTGGGTTTTACCGGGTGATGAACACTGTTTTGGGCGGAGTTATTGCCGTTGCATCGGCTTATTTGCTTTGGCCCAAATGGGAACATATAAGGCTTAATCAATACTTGGCAAAAGCACTTATTGCCAATAAGGCTTATCTATTGCAAGTAGGGCATGAGTTTAAAGAAAAAACAGGTTTTCATGCTCGTTTAATTGCTTTAAGGCGAAAAGCAGAAGTGGCCAATTTGAATATGGCAGAAGCTTTGAAACGAATTAAATACGAGCCTGGAGCTAGTAAAGTGAATTTGAAGTTAGGAGAAGAGTTAGCTTATTATAATGCGAAGCTAACTCGAGAGATTACTTCTTTTGGAGCAATTTTACCGGGAATTAGAAAGCAGTTTGAATACCCAATTACATTTAGTTTAATTGAAGAATCAGGAAGTCTTCTAAATGATTTGGCAGAGGCAATTGAACAGGATCAGTTAATTTGCGTGCGACATACATTTACCAGGTTTTTTCTTGAAATTGAACAGAAAGTAGTTAGGGTAAAGGAAAGCAATCCTGAAAACGATCCAAAAAAGCAAAAAGAGATTGAGTATCAACTTACAGATCTTGATTTAATCCGTTCTCAGTTGGAAAAAATTACAACAGAAATAGCGGCAATGTGTAATATTTCTGGGAAGATAGAATTGCAAGCAATAGAAACACATGCAGTTGTTTAA
- the mtgA gene encoding monofunctional biosynthetic peptidoglycan transglycosylase, translating into MSKVFRFLGKSALWFFAVTILWVIVYRFIPVPITFLQIQRCFEQKTDGKEMKLEKDWVAFNQISSNLKRAVVASEDQLFMEHMGFDWDAIQKAWVYNAKKKGKKVKGGSTISQQVAKNVFLWSGRSYIRKGFEAYFTFLIEIFWSKKRIMEVYLNVIEMGDGIYGAEAASREYYNKSAIDLSKREAASIAAILPSPLKWSPIKPSSQVKRKIKRIMRFMRILGPIEFE; encoded by the coding sequence ATGTCAAAAGTCTTTCGTTTTTTAGGGAAGTCAGCACTTTGGTTTTTCGCTGTAACTATTTTATGGGTTATTGTATACCGTTTTATTCCTGTGCCGATTACTTTCTTGCAGATTCAGCGTTGTTTTGAACAAAAAACTGATGGTAAAGAAATGAAATTGGAGAAAGACTGGGTTGCATTCAATCAAATCTCATCGAATCTTAAACGTGCTGTAGTGGCTTCAGAGGATCAGTTGTTCATGGAGCACATGGGTTTTGATTGGGATGCAATACAAAAGGCATGGGTGTATAATGCTAAAAAGAAGGGTAAAAAAGTAAAGGGAGGAAGCACAATTTCGCAACAAGTTGCAAAAAATGTATTCCTATGGTCAGGTCGTTCCTACATTCGTAAAGGGTTTGAAGCATATTTTACTTTCTTGATTGAGATATTTTGGTCGAAGAAAAGGATAATGGAAGTGTATTTAAATGTTATTGAGATGGGAGATGGGATATATGGTGCAGAAGCTGCCTCCAGGGAATATTATAATAAATCCGCTATTGATTTGTCAAAACGAGAGGCCGCTTCTATTGCTGCAATTTTACCTAGTCCGTTAAAATGGTCTCCAATAAAGCCCTCTTCACAGGTAAAAAGAAAAATTAAACGAATTATGCGGTTTATGAGAATTTTGGGGCCAATTGAATTTGAATAA